The Sandaracinobacteroides saxicola nucleotide sequence AGGGCGTGCAACCTCATGAAAGTTGCTGCCATGAAATATCTGCTTCTCGCCGCGACTTTGCTCGCCACGCCCACGTTCAGCCAGACACCCGCCGCCACGACAGCGGCGGAGGAGGAGGTGGGCGAAATCATCGTCACCGCGCAGAAAAGCGCCCAGAAGCTGATCGACGTGCCCGTCACCATCACCGCCTACAGCGGCGAAACCCTGCAACGCCTCGGCATCGGCCAGTTCGACCAGCTTTCCGCCTTCGTCCCCGGCCTGAACATCCAGGAACAGTCGCCCAACAACCCCGGCTTTGTCATCCGTGGCATCACGTCCGACAGCGGCAGCGCGCAGGAGGCCGCCCGCGTCACCGTCTATTACAACGGTGTCGATGTCAGCCGCTCGCGCGGCAGCTATTTCGACCTGTTCGACCTCGAACGCGTCGAGGTCGTGAAAGGCCCGCAGGCGACGCTGTTCGGCACCGCGTCGGCCATCGGCGCGGTCAGCGTGATCAGCGCCCGCCCAAGCCCGGGGACCAGCGGCAACCTGTCCGCCGCCTATGGCAATTTCGAACAGTTCCGCCTGTCCGGCATGCTCAACAGCGCCGGCGAGCAATGGGGCGCGCGCCTCGCCTTCGCCGTGAAGAAACGCGACGGCGTCGTGCCCAACCTCTCCGGTCTGCCGGGCAGCAACCGCCCCGCCGGCCCCAAGAGCGAGGATCTGAACGGCCAGGACCAGATCGGCGTCCGCGGTTCGCTGTTTGCGCAGTTCAGCGACAGCCTGCGCGCCGACCTGATCGTCACCTATGATGGCCAAAAAGCCCCCGGCACCGCCTTCAAATCGGGCAACCTGCCCCCCACCGGCGGCAACACCAGCCCCTATGCCCCGGCGGAGCTCGGCGGCTCGCCCTTCAGCGCGCAGGTCCTCGGCGCCCCGGCGCTCGGCCTCAACCGCAACGTCTGGGACGTGAACCTGACGCTGCGCTGGAAACCCGACGCCTCGCCCTTCAGCGTCACCAGCATCACCGGCTGGCGCCGCTTCGACAGCCTCGAAGTGTTCGATGCCGACGGCTCCCCCGCCTGGTTCCTGGAATTCGCCGAGGACGCGCGCGGCCGCCAGCTCAGCCACGAAACCCGCGTCAACTATGACGGCGACCGCATCCGCGGCTTCGTCGGCGCCAACATCTTCCACGAAACCGGCAGCCAGCGCGTGCCCTTCAGCACCGAGGAAGGCACCTACCTCCAGTGCGCCGCCCGCCTCATCCCCGGACTGCCCTGCGTCGACGCCGGCGGCACCGTGCGCGCCAACGCCGCCACCGCCCTCCTCACGCGCGGTGCCGCCACCGTCCTCCCCTATTCATCCGAATTCAGGAATGAGGGCGACATCACGACAGGCGGGATCTTCGCCGACATCACCGTCCTCCCCACCCCGCGGCTCGAACTCACCGCCGGCGCCCGCCTGCTGTGGGAACGTCGCACCAGCGGCTATTTCGCCCGCCAGCCGAACAGTGTCATCACCCGCGCGCCGCTGCTCCCCATCGTCGATACCGGCGGCGCCACCTTCACCGCGCGCGACACCAGCGACGCCTTCCTGCCGCGCTTCAACGCGCTGTTCCGCGCCACCGACCGCATCAACTTCTACGCCACCATCAGCAAGGGCCGCCGCAGCCCCATCGTGCAGCTCGCCAGCGCCCCCGGTCCCGTGCCCGCCCGCACCAACATCCCGGCGGAAACCGTCTGGAACTATGAAGGCGGGGTGAAGGCCGGCTTCGGCGCGATCAGCGGCTCGCTCGGCATCTTCCACCAGACCTACGACAATTTCCAGGTGCAGATTTCCGAGGGCGGCCGCGTCGTCACCCGCAACGCCGGCAGCGCGAAAAACACCGGCGTGGAGGCGGAGCTGAACGCCCGCCCCATCCCGCAGCTGCTGCTGTTCGGCAATGTCGGCTATATCGATGCCAAGATCGACAATATCCCGCAGAACGGCATTTTCGCCGGCCAGCGCTTCCGCCTGCAACCCAAATGGCAGGCCGCCGCCGGCGCCACGCTCACGCTGGGCCTGACCGAGACGATCGACTTTGTCGCCACCCCCACCGTCACCCACCGCAGCAGCCTGTTCTTCGAACTGCCCAACCGCCCCAATATCGCCCAGGGGCCCGTCACCCTCGTCAACCTGCGCGCCGGCGTGCAGGCCAGCGACGGCCGCTGGCAGCTGACCGCCTTCGCCAACAACCTGACGGACAAGGAATATCTGCTCGACGCCGGCAACACCGGCGGCGCCTTCGGCACCCCCACCTTCATCCGCGGCCTCCCCCGCCTCTACGGGCTGGAGGCCACCGTCCGTTTCTGACCAGCCCGTCGCCCGCTCCCGCATCGCGCCTCAGGCGCGCTACCGCGTCGCGCCTCAGGCGCGCTCCCGAGTCGCGCTGAACCGCAGCCCCGGGTTGCGGTCGGCGGTGTACTTCAGCTCCCAGCCGTCGCGCGCCAGATACACCGGCGCGCCGTCGCGATCCTCGGCGCAGGCGCTGCGGTTCGCCTCCACGAACGCCTTCAACACCGCCGGATCATCCGCCGAAATCCAGCGCGCCGTCTCGAACGGGCTCGGCTCGAACTCGGCCGCCACATTATACTCGGCCTCCAGCCGCGCGATCAGCACGTCCAGCTGCAAGGCCCCCACCACGCCGACGATCCAGGCGCTGCCGATCATCGGCCGGAACAGCTGCGTCACCCCCTCCTCCGCCATGTCGGTCAGGGCACCCCGCAGCTGCTTCGACCGCGTCGGGTCCAACAACCGCACCCGCCGCAGGATTTCCGGCGCGAAATTGGGGATGCCCGTGAAGTTCAGCATCCGCCCCTCGGTCAGCGTATCCCCCACCCGCAGCACGCCATGGTTCGGGATGCCGATGATGTCGCCCGGAAACGCCTCCTCCGCCAGGTTGCGGTCGCGCGCCATGAACAGGATCGGGCTGTGCACCGCGATCATCTTGCCGGTGGACACCTGCTTCAGCTTCATGCCCCGCCGGAACCGTCCCGAACACAGCCGCATGAAGGCGATCCGGTCGCGATGCTGCGGGTTCATGTTCGCCTGCACCTTGAACACGAACCCCGCCACTTCCGGCTCGTCCGGCATCACCGCCGCCGGCAGCGCCGGCTGCGCCCGCGGCCCCGGCGCCAGCAACGCCAGCGCCGCCAGCAGCTGCTCCACCGTCAGGTCGCGCAACGCCGAGCCGAACAGCACCGGCGTCTGGTTCCCCGCGCGGTAACTCTCCGCGTCCAGCGCGCCATAGCCCCCCAGCGCCAGCGCCGCCTCCTCCCGGAACGCCGCCGCCTCGTCCGCCCCGATCGCCGCATCCAGCGCCGGATCCGCCAGCCCCGCGAACCGCCGCACCCCGCCGCCGGGCAGCAGCAGGCTGTGGCTCGCGAAATCCCACACCCCTTTCAGCGTGCCCCCCATCCCCACCGGCCAGGTCAGCGGCGTCACGTCCAGCGCCAGCGTGTCCGCCACCTCGTCCATCAGGGCAAAGGCGTCGCGCCCCTCCCGGTCCACCTTGTTCACGAAGGTGATGATCGGCACGTCGCGCAGCCGGCACACCTCGAACAGCTTCCTCGTCTGCGCCTCGATGCCCTTCGCCGCGTCGATCACCATCACCGCCGAATCCACCGCGGTCAGCGTGCGATAGGTGTCCTCGCTGAAATCCTCGTGCCCCGGCGTGTCCAGCAGGTTGAAGGTGATGTCGTCGCGCTCGAAGGTCATCACGCTCGACGTCACGCTGATGCCGCGCTGCTGCTCGATCTTCATCCAGTCGCTCGCCGCCCGCCGCCGGTCGCCGCGCGCCCGCACCTCGCCGGCGATGTGGATCGCCCCGCCGGCCAGCAGCAGCTTCTCGGTCAGCGTCGTCTTGCCCGCGTCGGGGTGCGAAATGATGGCAAAGGTGCGCCGTTCGTTGGTCGCAGCCATGGGTCGTCCTGTCGTGTCTGGAAAGCGCGCGCCCTTCGCATGCCCATCGCCACGCTGCAAGCACCGCAAAATATTGCACACGGACTCTTGCCACACGACTCGACCACGGGTTAAAAGGCCGCGTGTGTCGTGATCGGGGGATTCAATGCCGATTCAAGACTCTAGGGTAAGGCGTTCACTTCTGAGTCTAGCCGCGCTGGCCGCCGCATCCCTCGCCGCGCCCGCCGCCGCCGCCAGCCTGGTCGGCCAGCCCAAATATGCCGCCGCCCTCATCGACGCGAAATCCGGCGAACTCCTCTACTCCCGCATGGCGGACGAACCCCGCTATCCCGCCTCCATCACCAAGGTGATGACCCTCTACCTCGCCTTCGAACAGCTCGCCGCCGGCCGCCTCCGCCTCGATGACCGCCTCACCGTCAGCCGCTTCGCCGCCAACCAGCGCCCCTCCCGCCTCGGCCTCCGCCCTGGCACCACCATCAGCGTGGACGAGGCGATCCGCGCCATCGCCTGCAAAAGCGCCAACGACATGGCGGTCGCGCTTGCCGAACGCCTCGCCGGCTCCGAATCCGCCTTTGCCGAGCTGATGACGCTGCGCGCCCGCCAGCTCGGCATGGCCAACACCAGCTTCTACAACGCCTCCGGCCTGCCCGATGCCCGCCAGCTCACCACCGCGCGCGACATCGCCACCCTCAGCCGCGCCATGATCCGCAGCTTCCCGCAATATTATGGCTATTTCCAGCAGCCGTCCTTCACCTACGGCCCCACCATCATGCAGAACCACAACCATCTTCTGCGCACCATGCCCGGCGTCGATGGCATCAAGACCGGCTTCACCAACGCCGCCGGCTTCACGCTCGCCGCGTCGGCCGTCCGCGATGGCCGGCGCCTGGTCGCCGTCGTCCTCGGCGCCCCCGCCCGCCGCGCGCGGGACAGCAATGTCGAATCGCTCCTCAACGCCGGTTTCGACGTGCTCTCCGCCCGCACCCGCGGCGCCCGCGTCGCCGTCGCCGACCTGCTCGCCGAACCCGGCGACCTCAACGATGAACTGCTGACCGGCCTCGTCGAACAGGGCAGCGCCGACCCGCAACCCCGGGCGCTCAGCCGCGTTACCTACCGTCCCCGCTGATCAAGGCATCGCCCATGCGCCCGCTTCTGCTCGCCGCCCTCCTCACCACGGCCGCCACGGCGGTCGCCGCCCAAACCGTCATCCAGGCCCCCTTCGATCCCGCGCCCCCGCCGGTCAGCCTCCCCAACCTCAGCCTTGCGCAATCCCCCGCCGCCCCCCCTGGCGGAGACGAGCAATACCAGCCCTCGGTCGGCCAGCCCGGCAAAGACGTCATCTGGGTCCCCACGCCCGACGGCCTCGTCACCGCCATGCTCACCGTCGCCGCCGTCACCAAGGATGACTATGTCGTCGATC carries:
- a CDS encoding TonB-dependent receptor, which encodes MKYLLLAATLLATPTFSQTPAATTAAEEEVGEIIVTAQKSAQKLIDVPVTITAYSGETLQRLGIGQFDQLSAFVPGLNIQEQSPNNPGFVIRGITSDSGSAQEAARVTVYYNGVDVSRSRGSYFDLFDLERVEVVKGPQATLFGTASAIGAVSVISARPSPGTSGNLSAAYGNFEQFRLSGMLNSAGEQWGARLAFAVKKRDGVVPNLSGLPGSNRPAGPKSEDLNGQDQIGVRGSLFAQFSDSLRADLIVTYDGQKAPGTAFKSGNLPPTGGNTSPYAPAELGGSPFSAQVLGAPALGLNRNVWDVNLTLRWKPDASPFSVTSITGWRRFDSLEVFDADGSPAWFLEFAEDARGRQLSHETRVNYDGDRIRGFVGANIFHETGSQRVPFSTEEGTYLQCAARLIPGLPCVDAGGTVRANAATALLTRGAATVLPYSSEFRNEGDITTGGIFADITVLPTPRLELTAGARLLWERRTSGYFARQPNSVITRAPLLPIVDTGGATFTARDTSDAFLPRFNALFRATDRINFYATISKGRRSPIVQLASAPGPVPARTNIPAETVWNYEGGVKAGFGAISGSLGIFHQTYDNFQVQISEGGRVVTRNAGSAKNTGVEAELNARPIPQLLLFGNVGYIDAKIDNIPQNGIFAGQRFRLQPKWQAAAGATLTLGLTETIDFVATPTVTHRSSLFFELPNRPNIAQGPVTLVNLRAGVQASDGRWQLTAFANNLTDKEYLLDAGNTGGAFGTPTFIRGLPRLYGLEATVRF
- a CDS encoding peptide chain release factor 3 yields the protein MAATNERRTFAIISHPDAGKTTLTEKLLLAGGAIHIAGEVRARGDRRRAASDWMKIEQQRGISVTSSVMTFERDDITFNLLDTPGHEDFSEDTYRTLTAVDSAVMVIDAAKGIEAQTRKLFEVCRLRDVPIITFVNKVDREGRDAFALMDEVADTLALDVTPLTWPVGMGGTLKGVWDFASHSLLLPGGGVRRFAGLADPALDAAIGADEAAAFREEAALALGGYGALDAESYRAGNQTPVLFGSALRDLTVEQLLAALALLAPGPRAQPALPAAVMPDEPEVAGFVFKVQANMNPQHRDRIAFMRLCSGRFRRGMKLKQVSTGKMIAVHSPILFMARDRNLAEEAFPGDIIGIPNHGVLRVGDTLTEGRMLNFTGIPNFAPEILRRVRLLDPTRSKQLRGALTDMAEEGVTQLFRPMIGSAWIVGVVGALQLDVLIARLEAEYNVAAEFEPSPFETARWISADDPAVLKAFVEANRSACAEDRDGAPVYLARDGWELKYTADRNPGLRFSATRERA
- a CDS encoding D-alanyl-D-alanine carboxypeptidase family protein; protein product: MPIQDSRVRRSLLSLAALAAASLAAPAAAASLVGQPKYAAALIDAKSGELLYSRMADEPRYPASITKVMTLYLAFEQLAAGRLRLDDRLTVSRFAANQRPSRLGLRPGTTISVDEAIRAIACKSANDMAVALAERLAGSESAFAELMTLRARQLGMANTSFYNASGLPDARQLTTARDIATLSRAMIRSFPQYYGYFQQPSFTYGPTIMQNHNHLLRTMPGVDGIKTGFTNAAGFTLAASAVRDGRRLVAVVLGAPARRARDSNVESLLNAGFDVLSARTRGARVAVADLLAEPGDLNDELLTGLVEQGSADPQPRALSRVTYRPR